ATAGTAAAGATGTGAATCGCCtatttatcaatttttatttatttatattttttgtgGAAAACCAGGGAGTTTCTTGTGCCATCAACATAAAAATTACACTTTTCCCTCACTGAATTCATAATATGCAGTTTAAAAGCAACTCAGccatttaattttaatatcaATGTTTATTTGAATCAAGCATGTTTAATTCAGATTCAAGGGGCTGgctttttcattttaattgatGCTATATTTCATTTCtacattttggaatgttacaCTTCTCAGATGCCGGTGGCAAAGAAACAGATGAAGGTAAAGGTTAAAAAttgtaagagaaaaaaaaagtaaacaaaatatTGGCATTCCACAACACACTTTACTGTTGATGTAGTACTGGGGAAATTAAATAGCACATGtctataatttaaaaatgaatagcTTATTTCCATTTATAAAGTAACACATCTAGTATACTTATCCTTTCAAAATTGAGATGGAAAAATAAACACGATGATGATTTTAATtagttattatatttttttaaaagatataataaacaaactaagCATAAAAGCTTCTGacttctggaattctttccattccttcctcctgAAGCCATTGCACTGTTTGTGTGTGCCTGTGTTGTGGGTAAGTGTGATGTGTgttatcagtggtgaaattctaattttttactaccggttctgtgggcgtggcttggtgggcgtggcaggggaaagatactgcaaaacctccattcccacccccattccaggggaaggatactgtaaaatccccattccctccccactctgggggagtagttctccaaactactcaaaatgtctgctaccagttctccagaacctgtcagaacctgctggatttcactcgtGTGTGTTATCCCTTAAAATGACAACAGTGTTCCTGGGAAAACATGCACCAAGAAGCACAAGAAGACTTCCATAACGCTGCTTTAGGGCAAGTGACCAGAAAATAATCTTTCCCTTGTAACTTCACTCCGTATTCCAAATTTGGACCCATTATCTTCACTTTGCAGAGAATGATTGACCTGAAAGACAATAGACTCCTGAGTTCCTTTACTTACTTTCAAGATTCCACTGGGTTGGAAAGAATAACAAGAAAGGGAAGGCATATCAAActtctggattattatttttctctacatGTTTACTAGTTATAGCGTAAGTCAGATTATCCATCGGTTATAGATCAGGTATCATCATCAGTATGCTAATCATATCCAGTTGTACATCTTGATGCTGAGACAACTAAATGATACTGATAAAAACCTGTCCAAGGACTAGATGCTGTGTGAGTCTGGATGGGGAAGACAGGCTTAGATTCAATACTGAGAAGACCAGAATTCAGTCCTCCCACCCCTGATTCTGGAGATTCTCCATCCTTGGTCTTGGAAGGAGCTGCACTTCCCCATTAACTGTGATGTACAACTTGGGGGGTCATTGTGAACACATAGCTTGTGTTCAAAGAGCAGgtgccagtcagtggtgggtttcaaatttttttagaacctcttctgtagggtggcctgccttgtgggagtggcttgccagccatgtgaccgggtgggagtggcttaccagccatgtgacattgtaaaatgtggtgaaacttacttaacaatgttcttgcttagcaaccaaagttttggctcagaaattctggcatttgaagcatgcaagtcttaaagctgtcaagttacaagactcttgcactcctaaccctttaggggaaaaaaatccaggggggttcaaacttgacagctttaagacttgtggacttcaactcccagaattcctcttccagtcatgttggctcaggaattctggcattgaagtgtacaagtcttaaagctgtcaagttacaagacccttgcacccctaaccctttagaaaaaaaacccaaggggtgttcaaacttgacagctttaagacttgtggacttctcttgtggagaattcctcctctcactcttcatcttgatgatgtgcggacgggcagggggagggagctggaaccggttctaaatggcactgtagatttgtggaatctcttctatagaagaggttagaactggcaggaacccacccctggtgccagTTCTGGCCAAGAGGAACTTTGCACAAGCACACCTGATTTGCCAGTGTGCACTGGGAACTACTTCAGATAATCACTCGTGCACTGCTCACTTCACATTGAATTATTGCAACTCACTCTGGGACTGTCCATGAAGATTGTTCTGAAGCTGCCGCTGGTACAGAATCTGGTGGTGCAGGCAGCATTGAGCTTGTCTCATTATGCCCTTGTGGCCTCATTGGTCTGTAAATTTCACTAATCAATTTATTTCCAGGGACAAATCAAGGTGCTGGataccatctttaaagccctatgtGGCATAAGACCTGGCTATTTGAAGGATTCCCTGTCGCCAATTGTTTTTGTCTGCCAGTGCAATCAGGTGGTATAGGCACACTCTCTTTTCATCTTGTGGGGCCAGGAAGCATGCACTCTCTGTTGagtgcctgccctctggaatgttACTGTCCCAGAGGTCCAAATGTCTCCCAACTCAATAAAATTCAGGAAACTGATTATTCGTATAGGTTCTGGAATCTGAAACATAGAAAAGACCGAGCTTCTGTTTGACAGTCTGTTCTTGATTTTATATTACTCTGGGCATTGTACATGATTCTTTCTTTGtgttttgcatcctttttaaaattttaactgTAAGTCAGGGGGCCTATAAATTGTAGaaaaattttttttcctgtacatgttaaatattttgtatttatacCTGCAGTGGGAATTTCATATgctctggtcacatgaccaaaataatTGGGAAGGGGCTTAGAGTCAAGATATATGAAGCCATTGAATGGTTGCATCTCccaaagagaatttttttcctaGATTTGTTTTTCTCTATAGCCTCTGCCTGGCTCCAGCCCATTTTCAAATTAATCTTTACTTTTCTGGCTTTTCCCACCTACCAATTTATTTCAAATCTCCTCTGATTTTGGGGATTTTATATGCAATAAATAAGCATTTAGAAAATGCATGGATGCTATGAAACCATGCGACAAGTGAAAGTTTGACCAATATATAACTTTGTATATActaattattttgcatttttatagatTCCATATATCTTATGACTATAATAGAGATTTACCATTGCCTTTAGACATGACATTATATTAGCAAGATGATCATTGGGTGTGATACtttgtttcatgttttgttttgtcttgatTTACATATGAACTGTCACTCTGAATTATAAATATTGAGTAATTTCTAATTATCTGTTTTCACTCagaaaaatcattatttttcaataaattgtagtaaataaaattatttacacAAAACATGTACAAACATTAATGTTATATCAAATACCAGGTCAACTGTAAAATTACAAGTTAATTTTTCCCCTTAGTCATAGATGCTTCTGATTGTTATCGTACCCTGGTTTTAAGACAGATCAACCATGACAATAGAGCTAAAACTGCAATGGTCTGAAATTCAGCAGAGCCAGTCAGTTAAAACAGCAAGCTTTTGAAAAACAGTTCATTATGACTGTGGAACAATCAAAAAATTACTGTCATTATATGTTCAATAAAACATTTCTGACAGCTCTCAGATCAGCTTATGGTTATCAGTTACAGAAACAAATTTTCTGCATTTATCATTGTGGGATCAGAATTTATCCTTTTTTCATACTAAGCTTCTTTGGAAAAAGAATGgcaacaagacaaaaacaagcgGGCATGGCATCCACAGAAGGCAACCTGTCTTTTGCCAAATGGAGGGAGGAGTACTTAATTTTCAACAATGTGTTCAATTGCAGGGGATTTTTTGGGGAAACAACGGTAAGCTGTTGCAAAACTAGATCTGAACAGCTGGAGAATGGACAGCATAGCAGTATAGAATTCCCTAATTAGTATCTATTCTGATAGAAACAGACAGCACCGAGACTTTTGAAACCTATGTATGACCAGCTgaattcaaaaaataataataatactgtttTCTGTGGATTCTTCCATTTCCAAGATCACAGGCTCCCTGAAAACACCATTAAGGACCTGTTTCAAAGCTCAGTTATTTTTTATCCTTCTCTCAAGTCGTACATGGTAATTGGTTGACATGCATGCTTGAAGATATATACCATGATATATGTATTTAATAGTGTTTATTCTTGTGGCATCGGGAAAAGTGCAATTTTGCCAGCATTTTGTTCTGCTTAGTTAAAAATAGATAACTGCACAGAAACACATTAAACATGAGGCAGCCAACAACTTCCTCTGATGATGCTATTTAGAAGTAAATAAACATTCATGCAAGCAACTGACAAGCAACACTCAATTAATGATAAACATTCATAATATACTTTACATTGCCTCTGAAAAGTTAATGAGACTACACATTATACAAATAGCTGGCAGAGTTGAATCAGAAACGAAGTTCCCTTTAATCCatggttaaaatatttttaaccaAATATAACATTATAATGTACACTTTGCACATCCAAATATATATTTGTCTGATTGTTACTCATTTGTAAATTTCTAATGATTCCTAAAACATGATTGCAATCCCAACCAACTAAGCAGACAGCTTACTTTGAACTCTGAAAAATGCTCTCATGTACAAAATGTATTTCAAGTTAAGAATGCAAAAGATATATTCCATTTTACAAAAGTCATTTCTGTCCTTTAATGGAAAAAGTGatatttcaaaaataatgttTGATGTTCTGCAAATATATATAAGAATATAAACCAAGACTCGGAAGCTGGTGCTAAAATCTCAATCAAGATAGCATAGCTACATGTTCAAATGCTGTTCATATTAATAATATGATTTCCCTAAAATTAActgttaaatgtattttttttgaggggggaataGAACATTGAAATCAGAGAGTTTTCTTATTTCAAAAAGGTCATGCATGCACCTTTACATGACCATACATAGAAGTATTTTTGCATTgtgattcctcctcctcctttactaTTGTTGGAGCTAAAAGCCTGTTGGGACATTCAAAAatactttttcattttcttaagGGAATGTTCCAGTGAGATGAGTACAAATAAGATCACTTCAGGTTGACCTTTCAATTTCCTTTACAGCTTTTGCAGGTTTATTGTTCTGATTTTATCCTTCGTGGATTTAAATCACCATGCCAATATAGCAGTAAAGTTCTATTCATACTGGAGAGCTCTTAATCAGCCTTACTTCTCCCAATCCCCTTTCTTTCAAAAATTGGATATAAAACAGCAATTTCCAAAGAAGCTGTCTTTCCCACTTCACATTCCACTTGGTTACTCTAATTATGCATGGTATCTATTGGGCTAGCAGCAGATAGATCAACATTGTGAGGATGCTGAGAAATAATAtgcttttattatcttttttggggggagagaatGGTTTATATAGACACAGACTTCCTTGAGACCTTTTCAAAGGATTTTCAAGGCAACTGACTAACTGTGAAAACATACATTTTCACCTTGCTGAGATAGCAAAGGGAGTAATCTAGAGGATGGACAGCAAGTTCCATGGATTGCTTCATTTGGGTCCAAACAAGATATATTAGTTGATTATTAATTCATTTGTAATCCATTAATTATATATCCATTTATATTGTCATTCATTTCATACAATGACTCTAAGCAACAAATGCAACTGACTGTaacaataaggaataaaaaaacaCATAGTAAAAATAGAGAATTAAATGAAGGCAATTAAATGGCCATATAAATTGTTTAAGCAGATGGGTAgattatagatgatagacagatgatagacagatgatagatagatagatgataaatgataggcaggcaggcaggcaagcaggcaggcaggcaggatcaAATAAATCTCATAACCTTGTACAACCATTTATATGTGGGGCATAACAGAAAGGTAGTGCTTAGGATATTAATGACTGCTCAGTCTAAATAATCCTAATTACTCCGTTGAAGAACACTTAGAGACATTCATACAGAAAAAGATGAATGTCTTGTTTTAGACTACTTTCGATATATATCCAAGGAGttattttttgaaaatgaaaaccaTGTAAACAAATAAGATGTAAATCACAATTTATTTTCCACAGCAAAAATATAATAGGTACAtatattagtgtgtgtgtgtagatatatatatacatatataaagacATTTACTTTTGTGCAAGTAAACTTCAAAATATGTCAAGCACAttagtaaaatagaatatataactCATCTTATACATCTTGTGAGCCAGTTTGAGTTCTATATTTTCGTATGGTCATCTTTAGCAGTTTGGGGAGCTACAAAAAATTGGTTCATATTTTGAACGGAAACTACCATATTTGCCAATTCACTACCTACAGTACGTAACTCCTGTGCCACACAGCAGAAGTCCCCTCTTAGTCCACAAAcagcattttttatttcttccaaaaTGGTCATATTTTTTTCCTCAGCACTCAAAGGAAAAATATCTGGGTCAGGAGGAAGATTTGTGGCTGGAGGTACAGGATTAGATCCAGCAAATACTTCCTCCACTAAATTGTTTGCCCAGCTTTCACCAGCAGCATGACAGGTTCTGCTCCTAAAGCTATCATTTTTCTCAACAGAACATTTTGAATTATCAGGTAGTAGACTTAAAATGCTAGCACTGTCATCTACATCAGACACAGGGCAAGGAGAAAAAGAATGTGCAATCCGTTCCTtgagatcttcaaagaaaacagaaGGTAATCCATGTGGTGAAGGCAAGTAGGGTCCATGGGGTGCAACAGAATAGGGCTGAGGGGTGTTGTTTGGTACAGCTGATTCTGGGGATGAGATGGAGAAAGTAGAAAAGGAAGAAGTTGTTTCGATGGAGCTGGCAGAATCTAAAAAAATAGACATATACATTGATACAAAAAAGATCATTGTTTGCCAAAATTATGTATTCATATTTAACACTTCTTTATGTTATATTAATTATAGATCTAAGTGCCTTAATTTACAGTACACTATATAAAATAACACAGTTAATCTACCAATctaccaataaagaagaatatttatagctcagtgttgaaattaggggtccttggtgctctctgagcttggtagatgatgtttcctagtttggataatgaaacatctgcaagaaaacaaccaagctcagaaagcaccaaggaccacacgattaagttaaaacaataaaatatggaatttaaaatatttatatctttatattttttatcCTCAGTGGATAATCTTGAGATGCAAGGGGCATATCTATTTGTATTATTGAACAGGTAAATTGAAGAAAGTACCTGGGAATTTCTTTTGAAACAGCAATATATTGGCTATAAAATGCCTGGAAGTGATCAGGCTCTGCAATGATATCCAATCCCTATTTAAAATTCTTCTACCTCCCATATGCAAAGATGCACCTGGGTCACTTTAAAGATTGAAATCAATGAAAGAGGTGGGAGAGTAAGCAGGCTTTGAATATTGTGTTAAACTTGTAAAGTGAACAACTAATACTCCTTACATCTCCTCCAAATGATGTTCCATGCTTTACAATTTATTACTATATCAAAAGTCAAATAAACAATTGTTGCCAACTGAGAGAAGTTAAAATTGTTACCAATAAACATTATTTTGGGAAATTAATTAAAAATCCTAATAACTCTGCTTTGAGTTGACACTGAAAATATAGAAGTGGTTTGACTTTGAGAATCAACCATCAAGAGTAAACAAGGAACAAGCAGTCAGGAAATAGACTGCCAACTAGCACATGAAAGAGCAGCCAAGATGTCCtttgaaaagatattcagatgacATGATGTATCTGTCCCTATAAAGTTCAAAATAATGTGAACAAGGTGACTTTGAAGAAGCCAGATAGGAAGAATATTGACTCTTTTGAACTTACTTTAAGAAGACTACTGAGAACACATTGGACAGCTAAGAAATCAAACAAATGGATAATTGAATAAATCAACcaagagttctcactcaaggtaCATATCAACAGGGTCAAATACGCTTGTTTTGGAGACATTATGCATTAAAGTCTTCTCTCTGGAGAAGGCTTTACTGGTGGGAAAGatgggaggaaaaaggaggacCAAAGGTGGATGAACTCAAGTTATTGTGGTGGTGAGAGCATTATTGGAAGATTTCAAAGTCCAAGGTAGGGACAgaccatcatggagaaaatctgctTATCTGGTCACCAAGGATCAATACTGAATTCTGTCAAAAAAAACAGGACTCTTATGGTTCCCTCCCTTAAAAATAAGATTTAAGAGTTATTTTATACACCATCTATACAGTATATCATTAATCCCTGTACTAcccaaaataaaaacagaattaaagaCAATTATATATAAACATTATATGGAATGATTGAAATTATCATTTAACTAAGATATTAGTTCATCCACTACACAAGGAAGATGACTCAATTCACAACTACCTACTCCTAAAACCACTCTTTGAAAAGTTATGGTAGTATCCTACTACAGgggaaactcgaaaaattagaatatcgtgcaaaagttcatttatttcagtaatgcaacttaaaaggtgaaactagtatatgagatagactcattacatgcaaagcaagatagttcaggccatgatttgtcataattatgatgattatggcttacagttcatgaaaaccccaaatccacaatctcagaaaattagaatattgtgaaaaggtgcaatattcttgGCTCAAAGTATCCCACTGTAATCAGCtgattaagccataacacctgcaaagggttcctgagtctttaaatggtctcttaatctggttcagtaggaatcacaatcatgggaaagactattgacctgacagttgtgcagaaaaccataattgacaccctccataaggagggaaagcctcaaaaggtaattgcaaaagaagttggatgtttccaaagtgctgtatcaaaggacattaatagaaagttatgtggaagggaaaagtgtggaagaaaaaggtgcacaagcagggatgactgcagcctggagaggattgtcaggaaaaggccattcaaaagtgttggggactttcacaaggagtggactgaggctggagtcagtgcatcaagggccaccacacacagacggatcctggacatcggcttcaaatgtcatattcctcttgtcaagccgctcctgaacaacaaacgtcagaagtgtcttacctgggctaaagaaaaacagacctggtctgttgctcagtgatccaaagtcctcttttctgatgagagcaacttttgcatctcatttggaaaccaaggacccaaagtatggaggaagaatggagaggcacacactgcaagatgcttgaagtccagtgtgaagtttccacagtctgtgttgatttggggagccatgtcatctgctggtgttggtccactgtgcttcattaagtccagggtcaacacagccgtctaccagaAGATTTTGGAGCAGTTCATGCTTTCTTcagcagacaagctttatgggaatgctgacttcattttgcaGCAGGACTTGgtacctgcccacactgccaaaagcaccaaaacctggttcaatgactgtgggattactgtgcttgattggccagcaaactcgcctgacctgaaccccatagagaatcaggctgatagcttccatgctacgccacattgaggcagtaattgctgcaaaaggggcccaaaccaagtactgagtacatatgcatgcttatacttttcagagatccgatattgttctatgtacaatccttgttttattgattgcatgtaatattctaattttctgagattgtggatttgggattttcatgagctataaaccataatcatcacaattatgacaaatcaaggcttgaactatcttgctttgcatgtaatgagtctatctcatatattagtttcaccttttaaattgcattattgaaataaatgaacttttgcacaatattctaattttttgaatttcacctgtATTATTACTAAGACCTTCCTCAAGTCATAGGTGCTCAAGTAATGTCAATGTGTTACTCATAATTATGTCCCACTATTCACAAGCTGATAGAGGAACAGAAATTTAGAAAACACGGCCAAATGAATCCTAGCTCTGAAAGATCTGATTTTAGGTTTCCCACTACATCAGCAATActcaagaactttttaaaaaaaatctcatctatTATGTAGCTGAAAATGGTACTAGAACTGTTCTGCAAAAATTCAGATGACCATAAAATGTCAGCAATTTTCTATACCTGTGTGTTGCCATGGTACTCCAGATTTTGGTAACTTACAAGTTGTCCATTTGTGGTATTGTAGCTCATTTTTGCTACTGAAAGGAATTCTTAGCTGGAGAccactaaaacaaaaaaaactaacTAGAGGTAGTTCAATGCTTGACAACAGCACACattaatgacagttgcagcatctgtGATCACACAATTGCTGTTTGCAACTTACGcaggtttctgacaagcaaagttcaaGGAGAAGCCAGCATGAAGTCGCAAGTTGTGCATTTGTGATATGCCTAAAAACCactggtgatttgcttaacaaccacaaccagAATTGACATCACATGACATTGCACAACAAGTGTGCCACTTAGTAAGAAAATTTTCCTCTGCTTTCTAGTATTATTTAAAAAGCATGACAGTTTTGGAAAACTTAAAGCAAGACTGGGAGCCAAAAACACCATAtttaaacatggaaatgaaaaactCACCTGGTCTGGGGGCAGGATCACCACTCAAGCCAACTGCCTCTACAATGCTTGGTGTTAAAAAGTAGAGGTTTCGTAACCTAGCTACATTAGGCCCACAGTACTGCTGAGTTGCTGGAGAGGCTTTCAGGGTGTTTGTCATAGGGGTTCCTAGAGGATCAAAGGTTTGAAAGGTGGGAGACTTATAAATGGTCTCAACAGAGGCCTTGGTATGACAACAAGCCAAATCAGACTTGGGGACTTGCTGTTTGTTAATAGTGACAAACTCCTCTGGACTGGATGACCAAAGATCAAGCAAAGTTGTGGCAGCTTGATGACTATTTATGCTTGATGGCCTCTTTGGAGAAGATTTTGGCATAACTCTGGAAACAACCGAATTATTCGATTTTCTGCCTGAATCCCACTTTTGCAAAGGGAGCGGATTTCTTTCTGATGGATTCAAAACAATACCTGGAATTAGAAATCGGTGGttaatcattttcatttcattcattttcatttatttcatttgtatgccgcccttttcccctgaatttTAATTACCTAGATTTTCCTTACTGCCAAGTTATATGGTGACTTAAAATAAAGCTTGATAATAGTaacaaaaacaatagaaaacaaaataaaagttcACACATGTTGCAGATAAAAGAAAATGACTATGCTTATTTGTGCAGtgaaaagtttttaagaagaatcttTATAATGATGACTAAGTGACTAAATTTATAATGATATTAGATGAAATAGTCAGGTTGCAACAATTTCTTCACACTTATAAACACAATATAGACATAAGAAACTGGTATAAACCCATTTTTACACAATTGCAGTCCAACTAATTTGGGTTTTAAAACAGAGTAATTGTGCAAATTTGAAGGCATGTTTAAAGAAAGACAGAAACCAGTTATTTTATCTTCAAGttttaaaatctataaaaaattaATCAATTTGCTATTTCAAAGATAGAAGGGCATATACCAATCATTAAGTTATCTATATGATCTCTATGGTTTTATCATTCTTGTTAGCTATCTATTACTACTTTATTGAAATTATAAGGAGTGCCAATCCTGTTATGTCATTGGCAAACCGTCATATAAACAGAAGGAAGGCAACTTGTAGGAAAAGGTGAATATACCATCAAATCTTCATTTAAAGAACAGAAAGGTTGAAAACCCCTGGTGTGGATTCAAAATATTTGACTTGTTCATAGATGCATGCATTTTTCTACCAGAGAAAAAATATCAAAGGTAGGAAACTATTATACTGTCAGGGTTTTTCATTCAaaatttaaaatctttttctAAGTCAGGGGGAATAAGCATATCTTTCTTATGGTTTGTGGGATGCTGGCCCAAGAACTAAAAGACTGCAGACTTTAGCTGTAAAAAAATCTTGACACACTGGTCCATTATTTAAGAAATCAAAATGTTGACAGAATAGCTTTATTAAAGATTTCAAAAGCTACAAAATACCTCAGGCTATTTAATGGAATTCTTTTTCACTTTGTctaccacatttttaaaaaaatttaagtgtctcccctcccctgctctctctctcttaattttattatttttctctctttccatatacagtacataaataaataaagcccatTGACAACAGTTAAATAGATaattctcattttaaaatattttattcattttcattttatataatcacatatatactgtgcaagaTTAaagccatataacattaagcaataaacataactcttcttatattccaaaatacaaaaccaacataacgcttcaaccctccatacaccctttctttctcccccctccaactttcctttctccccttcaacattcccctcttctacttcccctccccctctaacattcctttctccccctcccttccatctcaccctccttccattcccctctcactccctctctgcccctccctcttctttccctctactcctcact
This genomic interval from Thamnophis elegans isolate rThaEle1 chromosome 7, rThaEle1.pri, whole genome shotgun sequence contains the following:
- the ENTHD1 gene encoding ENTH domain-containing protein 1, with amino-acid sequence MALRRHVKNLVKNYSEAEIKVREATSNDPWGPSSSLMLEISDLTYNTISLSEIMNMIWHRMNDHGKNWRHVYKSLTLLDYLIKNGSKKVIQHCQEGFFNIQILKDFHHLDEAGKDQGFHVREKAKQILAILKDEQLMHNEREIARRTRRRISHAMLFSQKPSNKATLGSDPISELPPSENVQCLLPKALPAAEQNQQTCKTEIAQEATVLNIIAKKSSEDLITFSEDESYLAAVESTFPATVCKDELTKDTKAPANNSWNTGIVLNPSERNPLPLQKWDSGRKSNNSVVSRVMPKSSPKRPSSINSHQAATTLLDLWSSSPEEFVTINKQQVPKSDLACCHTKASVETIYKSPTFQTFDPLGTPMTNTLKASPATQQYCGPNVARLRNLYFLTPSIVEAVGLSGDPAPRPDSASSIETTSSFSTFSISSPESAVPNNTPQPYSVAPHGPYLPSPHGLPSVFFEDLKERIAHSFSPCPVSDVDDSASILSLLPDNSKCSVEKNDSFRSRTCHAAGESWANNLVEEVFAGSNPVPPATNLPPDPDIFPLSAEEKNMTILEEIKNAVCGLRGDFCCVAQELRTVGSELANMVVSVQNMNQFFVAPQTAKDDHTKI